From the genome of Biomphalaria glabrata chromosome 1, xgBioGlab47.1, whole genome shotgun sequence, one region includes:
- the LOC129923387 gene encoding adenosine receptor A2a-like, with protein MTVSTGFENKTTSNSPSSDKLGIVSIVYIVAEATVGFVCIVVNSVALKGLYSKNRSCNIRNSLILNVVISDISVGLLAALGSALVSTGMPYLYYNCVAVVFFILGSTNVSVLTRLAFFLEKVLALTSPSACEGLQRESLGIFVNLFIWCAGFLCASIPIHWVNRGSPKLENCSLRAVTQYEYLVYFNIFVLVLLPLAIVVSLYVYFLFLVHLYAQRIRTSYEMFIIDKRIQDTFAKDIRFVMMMPGVLIVLFVVTWLPISIMYCVDIFCLDCTHNNEFFLFATVLSHLNSCIYPLLYTATRGYVQTKLGLFMSLFNHEELYSYVKDALKLKEEAQKLSDRIEDCKMMSSRVTEIIVEYKETYFESQINSVEFPEQIVENKKTQLESIMNPAE; from the coding sequence ATGACGGTGTCGACAGGATTCGAAAACAAGACCACCTCAAATAGCCCGTCCAGCGACAAATTGGGAATTGTATCCATCGTCTACATCGTTGCTGAGGCTACAgttggctttgtctgcattgtTGTAAACTCAGTCGCCCTTAAGGGTCTCTACAGTAAGAACAGAAGCTGCAACATCAGAAATAGCCTAATCCTTAATGTCGTTATAAGTGATATTTCAGTGGGGCTACTGGCAGCATTAGGAAGCGCCCTGGTCAGCACAGGAATGCCGTATCTCTACTACAACTGCGTCGCTGTCGTCTTCTTCATTCTGGGGTCCACCAACGTCTCCGTCCTCACCCGGCTCGCTTTCTTTCTTGAGAAGGTGTTGGCCCTGACAAGTCCTTCAGCGTGCGAAGGATTACAGCGCGAGTCATTAGGGATTTTCGTCAATTTATTTATCTGGTGTGCTGGTTTTCTTTGCGCAAGCATCCCTATCCATTGGGTGAACAGAGGCTCTCCAAAATTGGAGAATTGCAGCCTAAGGGCTGTCACTCAGTACGAATACTTGGTATATTTCAACATCTTTGTGCTCGTATTACTTCCCTTGGCTATAGTTGTTTCCCTCTACGTGTACTTTTTATTCCTCGTTCACCTCTACGCCCAGAGGATCAGAACTAGCTACGAAATGTTCATCATTGATAAACGCATCCAAGACACATTCGCAAAGGACATACGATTTGTCATGATGATGCCTGGAGTTCTCATTGTCCTCTTCGTCGTCACGTGGCTTCCCATCAGCATCATGTACTGCGTCGATATCTTTTGTCTCGACTGTACACATAACAACGAATTTTTCCTCTTCGCTACAGTCTTGAGCCACTTAAACTCCTGTATCTACCCCTTGCTTTATACTGCGACTCGAGGATACGTTCAAACGAAATTAGGCCTTTTCATGTCTCTGTTTAACCACGAGGAACTGTATTCTTATGTGAAGGATGCTCTCAAGCTTAAGGAAGAAGCCCAAAAACTCTCAGATCGAATAGAAGATTGCAAAATGATGAGCAGTCGTGTAACTGAAATAATAgtggaatacaaagaaacatattTTGAAAGCCAAATTAATTCCGTCGAATTTCCTGAACAAATAgtggaaaacaagaaaacacaaCTTGAAAGTATAATGAATCCCGCCGAATGA